In the Candidatus Poribacteria bacterium genome, CATCCCGCAAGGTAGTGAAGTGTCGGTTTTCGTTCTCGGACAATTATCCGGTATCCGTTGGTAGGCTTCGGCTCATAGAGCGGCCGGGAGCCCTGGTCTATCTGCCGCAATGTGATAGAAAGGAGGGTGGTTCCTCAACCGGCAGATAGGTCAGTTTGACACAGTTTGAGGAACCAGGTAAAAGGGTGTTTAAGATTGGAGTGGTCACGGACGAGATAAGCGATGATCTTCAGGAGGCGATAGATATAGCCAAGTCATGGGGCATCCGGTATATAGAGCTGCACGGGGTATGGGGCAGGAACATATGCGACCTGGACGATGCCTCTCTCAGCAAGGTTATCAGGATAGTCCGCAAAAGCGATGTAAAGGTGGTCGTTATAGATTCCCTCACACTTAGATGCCACCTGGACGATGATGAGGAGTACTCCCGACATATCGCCCACCTGATCCGATCTATCGAGATAGCGCCTCTTTTCGATACGAACGTGGTTCGTCTTTTCTCCTTCTGGAAGGAACAGCGGATGAGCGAGGAGAAATGGGAGAGGATATTTGAGAAGATGGAACTGCCGATAAAGATCGCCGAACGTGAAGGGGTGATTTTGGGGTTTGAAAACGTCAGCTCGGGCAACATAGGAACGAGCGAGGACCTGTTGAGGTTGTTCGAGCAGTTCGATTCACCAAATCTGAAACTAATATGGGACCCCGGAAACGCACATGCCGCCGGAGAGGAGAGACCCTATCCGGACGGATATGAGAGGATCAAGCATAAGGTGATACATGTGCATATGAAGGATTCAACCTTCAGGAACGGTGAGCACCTGTGGCTTCCCATAGGCGAGGGGGATGTGGATTATGAGGGGCAGCTCAGGGCACTTAAAAGGGATGGGTATGACGGCGTTGTATCCATTGAGACTCATTACAGGCCCCCATCAGGGTCGAAGATCGAGGGAACGAGGCGTTCGTTTGAGGGCCTGATGAGAATTATCGAGAGGATAGGGAGGGAGGATTGAGGAGATGAAGATACTTATGTTTTCGAAGATGCTGGGAAGCAAGTCGATCTCGGAGGCAGGGGATATCATAGCCGAGATCGGGTTTGATGGGGTGGATCTGACGGTTCGTCCCGGCGGACATGTCCTGCCGGAGAACGTCACCCGCGATCTACCACAGGCCGTCAGAATCCTCGAATCGAAGGGGCTTAGCGTCCCGATGCTCACCACATCCATTACGTCGGCGGATGATCCGAGCGCCGAAGATATACTCGCTGTAGCCTCAGATGTCGGGGCAACCTGGATCAAGCTGGGTTATTGGAGATATAAGGGGTTCGGCGAGATCAAATCGGAGATCGATGATCTGAGACGGGAGCTCGATCGCATAGAGAAGCTGGCCCGCAGATATGGCGTCTGTGTCAATCTGCACACTCATTCTGGATATTACCTCACTGCCGATCCCTTCTTGCTCTACATGTTGCTCGATGGTCGAGATCCTCAGGATATGGGCGCTTACATAGATCCCGGGCATATGACAGTCGAAGGAGGTTCGGGCGTGTGGAAGATGGGGATAGATATACTGGGCGATTACATCAACCTCGTCGCCGTTAAGGACTTCGGCTGGTTTCAGCAGACCGATCCGGAGACCGGTGATAAGATCTGGAGACATAGAACGGTGCCTCTTCGGGAGGGGGTTGTCAAATGGCATGAGGTCTTCGAGTGCCTCCGTGAGATAGGATTTGATAACTGCATCTCCGTCCATAGCGAATATGGGAATATGACCGTTGAGGAGATCATCAAACAGACAAAGGAGGATTTCCTGTATCTCAAAGGTGTGATTGACAGCGTATGGGGTGGGAGATGAAATCGAGGAAGATCTACTGCGTGATGGCCCTCGAACCGATATGTCCGGACGATCGGTTTCTCAATCAGATATCCCAAATCCCTCTTGTCCCTGCCGCAAGGTTGAAATACTCCGTCAAATATTCCATCGCCCTGACCTTCCAGGATAGGTTTAAACATAGTTCCATCGATGAACTGGTTGAGGGGTGTTGTGGAAGGGAAAGCTGTCCTATATGTGGCCCCTTTGGTTTCTGGAAGAAGGGAAAGGAGACCCCCGGAGCAACGGAGTTCAGCGATATGACTCCGATGTTTATCCCGATCGATACTCCCGATGGACCCGTTTGGTGTACCTCACACGCCATAATCGATGTGTTGACATGCGCGGGACTTTTAGGGGAGGATGATCTTCAAATCCGGCTCCCTTTAGATTCACTTGACGTTCAAAGCCCTATGGGAGACGGTATATTGACGTTAAGCTGGCTACCCCTGAGGGTGGCGTATAGCATCTCACCGCTTAAATCTTCCGCCCGTGATAAGTTCCTAAACATGGGGGTGCCTAGGGAAGTGCTGGATAGAGTAGTGTTTACCTCCGATAAGGTCTTAGCCCATCTGATTCGGGATAATCCCGAATCATACCTGATTCACCTGGTAGATCCCCAGACGAATGGGATAACACACAGATTGGCGCCGCTATGTGGGATGATACCTCAGGGGACGATAATGTGGTTCAGCGTCGGATATTTCAGACGCGATGGGATTATAGATGTGGTTGAGGATGGGATCTCCCATCTGGAGCATATAGGCGTGGGTGGACTCACCTCTAGGGAGGTGGGGAGAATCAAACTGCTCAAATCGAAGGAGGTCTGAGATGAAGAAGGGGATATGCCTGGGATCGCTCCCCGGCGACAGCTTAGAGGCGAAATTCAGGCTTGCCAGAGAAGCCGGTTTTGACGGCGTGGAGATAGGCACCCTGACAGATGAGGAAGATCGACGGAGATACAAGAGGATAGCCGATGCGATGGGGATCGAGATACCCAGCATCATGAACTCCAAGCACTGGGCCAAACCCCTCTCCGATCCCGATCCGAAGGTCAGAGAGGAATCAGCCCGGGGGGTAATCGATTCGATCGAAACGGCTGCGGTAGTCGGAGCAGATACGGTTTTGCTCGTGCCCGCTGTCGTCACGGAGGAGGTCACCTATGAAGAGGCATATGAGAGATCTCAATCTGAGATACGCAAATTGATTGGTTATGCCCAGGAGAAAGGGGTTTATATAGCCGTCGAGAACGTATGGAACAAATTCCTTCTCAGCCCGATCGAGTTCGCCCGATATATCGACGAGTTTGAAAGCGAATACGTGGCCGCATATTTCGACGTGGGCAACATCGTGCTATACGGATATCCACAACATTGGATAAGGACGTTGGGGAAAAGGATCAAGAAGGTGCATGTCAAGGGATTTCATGCCAACAAGCGGCAGTTCACATGGCTGCTTGAGGGAACGATAAACTGGAAAGCGGTTATGGAAGCCTTTACGGAGATCGGATATGATGGGTATCTGACGGCTGAGCTGCCCGTCGATTCCTCCGATCCCGAAGGCAGGGTCAGGATGATAAGCGAGGATCTGGATAAGATCATATCGGGAGAGGCGTGATGAGGAGAGAATCGCTGAAATTTCTCAAGGAGTTGCTCGATGCGCCGAGTCCCTCCGGCTTTGAGGAACCGGCTCAGAGGATCGTAAGGGAGTATATCGGGCCTTTTGCCGATGAGGTTCGAACTGATGTTCACGGGAACGTCATAGCTGTGAAAAATCCCGAAGGCAAACCCAAGGTGATGCTGGCGGGGCATTGCGATGAGGTGGGCTTCGCCGTCACACATATCTCCGACGAGGGTTTCATCTATTTCCAACCTATCGGCGGGATAGACGTCGGAGTGACCATGGGGCGTA is a window encoding:
- a CDS encoding sugar phosphate isomerase/epimerase — protein: MFKIGVVTDEISDDLQEAIDIAKSWGIRYIELHGVWGRNICDLDDASLSKVIRIVRKSDVKVVVIDSLTLRCHLDDDEEYSRHIAHLIRSIEIAPLFDTNVVRLFSFWKEQRMSEEKWERIFEKMELPIKIAEREGVILGFENVSSGNIGTSEDLLRLFEQFDSPNLKLIWDPGNAHAAGEERPYPDGYERIKHKVIHVHMKDSTFRNGEHLWLPIGEGDVDYEGQLRALKRDGYDGVVSIETHYRPPSGSKIEGTRRSFEGLMRIIERIGRED
- a CDS encoding sugar phosphate isomerase/epimerase, which codes for MKILMFSKMLGSKSISEAGDIIAEIGFDGVDLTVRPGGHVLPENVTRDLPQAVRILESKGLSVPMLTTSITSADDPSAEDILAVASDVGATWIKLGYWRYKGFGEIKSEIDDLRRELDRIEKLARRYGVCVNLHTHSGYYLTADPFLLYMLLDGRDPQDMGAYIDPGHMTVEGGSGVWKMGIDILGDYINLVAVKDFGWFQQTDPETGDKIWRHRTVPLREGVVKWHEVFECLREIGFDNCISVHSEYGNMTVEEIIKQTKEDFLYLKGVIDSVWGGR
- a CDS encoding sugar phosphate isomerase/epimerase, which produces MKKGICLGSLPGDSLEAKFRLAREAGFDGVEIGTLTDEEDRRRYKRIADAMGIEIPSIMNSKHWAKPLSDPDPKVREESARGVIDSIETAAVVGADTVLLVPAVVTEEVTYEEAYERSQSEIRKLIGYAQEKGVYIAVENVWNKFLLSPIEFARYIDEFESEYVAAYFDVGNIVLYGYPQHWIRTLGKRIKKVHVKGFHANKRQFTWLLEGTINWKAVMEAFTEIGYDGYLTAELPVDSSDPEGRVRMISEDLDKIISGEA